AGCTTGCCGATAACAGGCGTAAACGTGTCGCTCAAAGGTTCTACGTTGGGTACAGGCACTGATGAATCGGGAAACTATAAACTAACGGTAGGTGCAGTAGATAGTGCCCTGTTGGTGTTTTCGCTGATAGGCTACAAAACGATAGAGCAGCCGTTGGGTACCGCAGACCGTTACGACGTGTTGATGGAAGAAGAAGCTAATACCTTAGATGAGGTGGTCGTGATCGGTTATGGCGAGCAAAACCGTGCGACGATTACCAATTCTATTTCAAAAGTTGGGGCTGAGGAATTTGCGAAGGCTCCCGGCCAGAACCCTTTATTGCAGTTGCAGGGTAAAGTGGCGGGACTATCCCTACAGGTACCTAGCGGCATGCCCGGTCAAGCGCCACAGGTATTCTTACGTGGAGGTACGTCTACCTCTCCCGAGGGTGATGCGCCCCTGTTTGTTGTAGATGGTATCATATCACAGGGCATGCGTAACATCAGCGACATGAATCCGGATGATATTGAATCTGTACAGGTACTGAAGGATGCAGCATCAACGGCCATTTATGGTGCGCAGGCTGCAAATGGTATCATCATCATTCAAACAAAAAGGGGGAAACAAGGCAAACCTACCATCAATTTACGTTATACCCATGGTATAGAGGAGCAAGGAAGTAAACTTTCATTGCTGAATGCCCGTGATTACATCGGCCTCACCCGGAGGAATACACATGAATTTAATACAGATAATCCGGAGTTTTTTTTGGAGGGTGGGCGTTATGGGATGTCTACCGGGAATCCGCGTAATTCACGTAACACCCTGGAGTTTCTGGATGTGTACCTGAATGATTACGGCCAGGATTACGTGAATCATCTGCTAAATAATGAAGGATGGGAAACGATGACCGATCCTGCCACGGGTAGGGAGCTTATCTTTCAGGACAACAATTTCCAAAAAGCTACCTTTCAGACCGGCCAAAGACGGGAAGTGGATCTGGATATCAGCGGTGGAACGGATAAAGCAACTTATTACTTCGGTTTGGGTTACCTCAATCAGGATGGAATTGTCCGTGGAACCGATTATAAGAATTACAGCATGCTGTTTAACGGTACCTTTAAGCTGAGTGATAACTGGAGCCTGAACAGTAAATTCAGTCTACAGGTACGGAATGCCAATGCTCCCAATAATTATGAATGGGTACTGGCACGTAGCATTCTGATGCCGCCCACCTATAGGCAGTATTATGAAGATGGCTTGCCGGCTCCCGGCGAAGGGGTTTCTTCTTTCCGCAACCGCCTGCATGAGATCCACTATAAAACAAATCATAACGACGTGAACGTATACCGCACTACCGTGCAGTTGGGGGCAACCTGGGATATCATACCCGGACTTAAATTTCAGCCTACACTTTATTACTTTGGCAATCAGGGTATAGAAAATTATTTCGAGGCTTATAATGAAACGGTTACCGACCGACCAGCATCGGCCAATCATAATTTTGATCGGCATCTGCAGCTAGATGCCCTGTTGAGCTATACAAAAAGCTTTGCCGACCAACACAACTTGGATGTGGTGGTGGGAACGAGTATTAACCATGATTATGCTTACCGCATGAACGGTAGTGGCCGTGAAGCGCTTACAGATTATATACCAACCTTAAACGCTACGGCACAATTGACACAGCGGGTGGGCACCACCAAAACGTATGACGCAATGCTGAGTTATTTCGGCCGAGCAAATTACGACTATAAAGGGAAGTATATGGCTGCTGTTAATCTCAGGGTGGATGGTTCCTCCCGTTTTGCCGAGAGTCATCGCTTCGGCTATTTTCCAGGCCTTTCTGCCGGTTGGAACCTGCATCGAGAAGACTTTTTTCAACCACTGACTACCACGCTCTCTAGCTTAAAACTCCGTGCCAGCTATGGTATAACAGGTAATAATTCCCTGAGTATTTTTGATACGCGCGGACGTTATACAACGGGCAATATCTATCAGGGAGAGGCTGGCGTGCTGAACACGGTACTGATCAACAGTAACTTGGTTTGGGAAAATACAACAGCCTTTGATATCGGAATGGATATCGGACTGGCTAAGGATCGTATTTCGATCTTGCTGGATTATTACAATAAACTCACCGACCGACGGCTTTTCGATAAACCGCTCTGGGCATCTACAGGTTTTGGAGCTATTCGGAGTAATTTCGGTTCATTGCGTAACCGTGGTTTTGAGGTGGAGATATCGGCAAATGCGATCCGTAAGACCAATTTTTCGTGGGATATCAGCGCAACCTTTTCTTATAATCGAAGCACAATCGTAGAGTTGCCCGAAAATGAGGAAGATAAAAACCGGGTAGGAGGTAATTGGGTGTATGATCCGGCTGCCGGAACGGAGATAAAGGTAGGAGGTTTTGCTGAAGGTGAACGCTTTGGCCAACGCTGGGCTTACAACTACCAAGGTGTTTATCAGACGGATGAGGAAGCCGCAGGGGCTCCGCAGGATCCAAACGCGGCAGGAAGGACCAAAGTGGCAGGTGATGCCATATTTGAAGATGTAAATGGTGACGGCATACTGGATAACCGAGACATGGTATTTATGGGGTACATCCGACCGGATAAAATGGGCGGTTTGGTAAACAGCTTCCGCTATAAGAATTTTTCGGCGCGCCTGGTGGTTGATTGGTCGATGGGCCATGTGATAGATAACGGTTTTAAGGGTTATATCATGGGGAGCTCCAGGAACAATAATAATGCAATTGAAGAAGCGCTACATGATAGTTGGCAATATACTGGACATGATGCGGCCTACCCACGCTATACGGTATCCAGCGATTACGATTATAACTGGCGTAACCATAACCGTTGGGATAATAATGTAGGAAATGCTTCAGGAGGAACCAATAACAGTTTGTATTATAAAAAGGGTGATTTTTTGGCCTTCCGGGAACTATCTTTCAGCTATCAGTTACGGACTGATTTTCTTCGAAGGATAAGTATTCAGGGACTGGAGCTTTTCGCAGGTATGTACAACATAGGCTACATTACGGCATACGACGGTTTTATGCCGGAGATTTATGAAGGGCATGATTGGGGTACCTATCCAAGACCCAGACAAACAACTTTTGGTCTGAAAGCAACCTTTTAACCCGGATGATGCTTAGGACTTGTAATCGGTTTTGTAATGCATCTTTCGGATGTAATACCAAGTAGGATGAATATGAAGTATAAATAATAAAAAAGATGTTCAGGAAAATAAAATTAAAAGGAATGTTGCTGGCCTTGATGTTACTGGCTAGCTGTTCAATATTGGATGTAGAGACCATTTCGGATATCACCAATGATGATTTCTGGAATGCGCCGGCAGATGTAGAAAGCTACTTGGTGGGAATCTACACCAAATATCGTGATGAGGTCAATAGTACCTATTACCTGGAAGACCGTGGGGATACTTTTGTGGCCGGACTTGAATCGGGACTTTCGTCGGCCTGGAATCAAAACTTAACTCCACAGAATGCTCCAAATTGGCTGGGCTTTTATAACCTTATACACCACTGCAATTTGTTGCTGACAAATGCCGAACCTATGATTTTCTCTGTAGAAGCCGATAAGAATAGGGCGCTGGCTGAGACGCGGTTTATCCGTGCCCATACGTACTTTATTTTGTTGCGCAGTTGGGGTGAAGTGCCTATCGAAACAGAACCAACACTTTCGGATAATAAAGCCATGCTACCCAGAGCTCCAAGAGAGGAGGTGCTGAACTTTCTTCTACAAGATATCAATGCCGCTATTGAGCTGTTCCCTGAGCCTGGATATCGCAACAAAAGCCGGGCTTCGCTTCCAGCCTGCCTGGCGTTAAAGGCCGATGTACTGCTCTGGAAGGCAAAAGTGCTGGGGGGTAACGAACAGGACCTGGAAGAGGCCTTGCAATGTGCCAACCGAGCGGCCGAGGGTTTAAGTTTGGCAGATCCGTTCTGGCATATCTACGCCACCGACCGTAAAAACGGCGATGAAGTAATCTTTTCACTTTATTTTCAACGGGAGGAGAAATCGGGGCATTACAGCAGCAACCTAAAACCGCGGGATATCTTCGTGCAGGATGCAGTGAACCGAGATGATATTGCTTACGCCCGAAGTGGTGCCCGGAGCGGCTACGCTCCAAGTCCGAAAATTCAGGAAGCCTTTGAGGAGTTCCCAGACGATAAGCGAAAAAATGAATCGTACATCAAAGCAATAAACGAAGAGGGAAATGTGATCGGTGTTTTTGACAATAAAATGCGGGGGTCAACTATGGGAGGCGATCGTTTTTATGATGCCGATATTATTGTATATCGCTTAGCCGAGATGCTGCTTTTTAAGGCGGAGGCCTTGGCGGCACTCGGCCGTGCAGAAGAGGCTATTGCAGAGCTGAATAAGGTACGGGAGCGTGCAGGTATTGGCGACTATTCGGGTAGTCGCGATAAAATAAGCGTGGAACGAGCCATTTTGCAGGAGCGTTTCAAAGAACTTTACCTGGAACTCAAACGTTGGCCAGACCTGCTGCGCTTCCATTACGGTGGGGTAATCAATGTATATGACGAGGTGCCGAACTTGCAGGGGAAAACAGTACCGCTGTATTTTCCTATTCCACAGGCGCAGATTGACTTGAATCCTAATTTAAAACAAACAGAAGGTTATTAAAATGAATATAGTATGAATCGATATCGTATGCACCAAAAGAAAAAACATTTGCCCTTACTGCTGTTGCTTGTGGTTACCCTGCTTTCCTGCAAGTCGAGCGGTGAGGTGCCACAGCCTTCTCCGGGTGAGCCCGAAGAAGAAGATGGTTTAACCTATGTTTATCGGGAAGGCACCAATGGTTATGAAGTATACCGTATACCTGCCTTGCTGCGCACAGCATCCAACACCTTGCTGGCTTTTGCCGAGGCACGAAAAAAACGAAGTAACGGGGATACGGGTGATATTGACCTGGTAGTTAGACGTTCTACAGATGGGGGGACGACCTGGAGCGATATGATTATGGTATGGGACGATGGGATGCATACTTGCGGTAATCCGGTACCTATACTGGATGAAACAAGCGGTAGAATACATCTTCTGATGAACTGGAATCACGGCGATGATAAGTGGAGCGATCTGACCACTGGACAGTCTATTGATCGAAGAAGGACCTATTATACCTTCTCGGATGATGATGGGCTGACCTGGGAGACTCCCAGGGAGCTTACAGATGCGGTAAGTAAACCTTATTGGGGTTGGTATGGTGCTGGCCCGGTACATGGTATACAGTTGCAAAATGAACACTATAAAGGGCGTTTGGTGGCGCCCTGCTACTATACGGTGATGGTAGAGGGGTCGCGAAGGTATCATGTACAAGCAGTCTATTCAGACGATAATGGTATTACCTGGATACCAGGTGATACCACAAATTTTGACGGAGTAGGAGAATGTACCGTGGCCGAGCTTTCTGATGGTTCCCTGATGATGAACATGCGTACGGGAGGAGGAGCCCGTCGTTATGCGATCAGTAACGATGGCGGTCAAAGCTGGGGCGACGTCACAGTTGATAATAACCTGCCCGATCCCGAATGCCAGGGAAGTCTGCTATCTGTGGCCGTTGGTGATGAACGTCAATTGTTTTTTGCAAATGCGGCGCATGGCTCTGAACGGATCCATATGATGGTTAGACGAAGCGCTGACGATGGTGCAACCTGGAACTTTGAAAAAACGATACATGAAGGGCCTGCAGCCTATTCGGATATGACAGTCATTTCAGATACGGAGATTGGTTTACTGTTCGAAGGCGGAATCAATCGGCCTTACGAAGGCTTGGCTTTTGAAAAACTGTTGCTCGAAGACTTTCAATAAAAAAGAGCTTCATATCAATCAGTAAAACAGTAACCTGCACAGCTGGATACAAAGAACGTTTAAAATAAAATAGATGAAGTGGAACATTAAGGCGAATAAAAAATACCCCTGGTTGGTGGTGGCTTTATTGTGGTTGGTGGCTCTTCTGAATTACATGGACCGGCAGATGTTGGCTACCATGAGGCCTTCCATGCAGGTAGATATTGTGGAACTGCAGTGGGCTACCAGCTTCGGACAGCTTATGGCCATTTTTTTGTGGATATATGGTTTTATGAGTCCTGTTGCAGGTGTGGTGGCCGATAAAACCAGCCGGAAATGGATGATTGTAGGAAGCCTCTTTGTATGGTCGGCCGTTACTTTTAGCATGGGTTATGCTACAAATTTCCAACAACTATATGCGCTGCGTGCCATCATGGGCGTTAGCGAAGCTTTTTACATACCTGCTGGCTTGTCACTAATTGCTGATTACCACAAGGGGCCCAGCCGTTCTTTAGCTATCGGTATTCATATGACTGGTATTTATGCTGGGCAGGCACTGGGTGGTTTCGGTGCTACCATTGCACATGCCTACACCTGGCATACTACCTTTCATACCTTGGGGCTTGCGGGAATAGTGTATGCCCTGGTATTGCTATTGCTGCTCTATGATAAAGAACAGTTGCCGGAAGAAAACCAAGAGGTAAACACAAAACGGTCATCCCTATTCGGAGGACTCAAGGTATTGTTCAGCAATTTCTCCTTTTGGGTGATTCTATTGTATTTTACGGTACCTAGCCTCCCCGGATGGGCGATAAAAAATTGGCTCCCTACTTTATTTGCTGACAAATTGCAGATACCGATGGCTGAGGCAGGACCTATAGCTACGGTGAGTACAGCAGCATCTTCCTTTTTAGGTGTGTTGCTGGGAGGACTATTGTCAGATCGCTGGGTAAAAATAAGGTTAAAGGGACGGATTTTTACCGGAGTTATCGGCTTGCTTTTGATGGTACCTGCCCTGTTTTTGTTGGCTACCGGTAGTACGCTCCTGCATGTGCTGGCGGCAGCAATATGCTTTGGTGTGGGTTTCGGTATGTTTGATGCCAATAATATGCCTATTCTATGCCAGTTCGTATCCTCTAAACATCGGGCTACGGCTTATGGCCTGATGAATATGATGGGTGTGTTTTTTGGCGCATATATTACCGATTTCTTGGGAAAATCTGTAGATGAAGGCAGTTTAGACAAGAGTTTTGCGATGCTGGCGATTATGCTATTACTCGTATGTTTCCTCCAACTGTTGCTGCTGCGGCCCAGGGTGGATGATTTTGAAGATTGATTTGCTCGTGCAGTATTTTGCTAAATAAGGCTGTGGTCAGTACGGAGGCTAAAATTTAAATTTCAGGTATTAGTGATTATTTTCTCTTTGCTGGATATCGGTTACTTTGTTCGTAAAACTTCTTACCCCTACAAAGGCAATGAGCAGGCAGATTGCAATAACAAAAACTAAAAATAGTATGCTCCTAAGGGTTTTTGGTATCCAATCCATAAAAGTAATGTTTAAAAATTTATACACCTGTTTATTTGCTAATGGATTAACAGGTGTTTCATCGTTTTGTTTCATTACCGCTGATAATACGTCAATAGTGGATGGAGTTGAGCTTCATCATTGGAGAGGAACAAGCTGGCAACAGTTGACACCTATTTTAAGGGAGATAAAACCTCGATAACTGTCTTGGGTTGATTTTCCTGTCCTTCATGATAACCCGTTGCCACTCTAGAAAAATGTATCTTGCCTTCGAAGTTGAAA
This Olivibacter sp. SDN3 DNA region includes the following protein-coding sequences:
- a CDS encoding MFS transporter, giving the protein MKWNIKANKKYPWLVVALLWLVALLNYMDRQMLATMRPSMQVDIVELQWATSFGQLMAIFLWIYGFMSPVAGVVADKTSRKWMIVGSLFVWSAVTFSMGYATNFQQLYALRAIMGVSEAFYIPAGLSLIADYHKGPSRSLAIGIHMTGIYAGQALGGFGATIAHAYTWHTTFHTLGLAGIVYALVLLLLLYDKEQLPEENQEVNTKRSSLFGGLKVLFSNFSFWVILLYFTVPSLPGWAIKNWLPTLFADKLQIPMAEAGPIATVSTAASSFLGVLLGGLLSDRWVKIRLKGRIFTGVIGLLLMVPALFLLATGSTLLHVLAAAICFGVGFGMFDANNMPILCQFVSSKHRATAYGLMNMMGVFFGAYITDFLGKSVDEGSLDKSFAMLAIMLLLVCFLQLLLLRPRVDDFED
- a CDS encoding RagB/SusD family nutrient uptake outer membrane protein, whose amino-acid sequence is MFRKIKLKGMLLALMLLASCSILDVETISDITNDDFWNAPADVESYLVGIYTKYRDEVNSTYYLEDRGDTFVAGLESGLSSAWNQNLTPQNAPNWLGFYNLIHHCNLLLTNAEPMIFSVEADKNRALAETRFIRAHTYFILLRSWGEVPIETEPTLSDNKAMLPRAPREEVLNFLLQDINAAIELFPEPGYRNKSRASLPACLALKADVLLWKAKVLGGNEQDLEEALQCANRAAEGLSLADPFWHIYATDRKNGDEVIFSLYFQREEKSGHYSSNLKPRDIFVQDAVNRDDIAYARSGARSGYAPSPKIQEAFEEFPDDKRKNESYIKAINEEGNVIGVFDNKMRGSTMGGDRFYDADIIVYRLAEMLLFKAEALAALGRAEEAIAELNKVRERAGIGDYSGSRDKISVERAILQERFKELYLELKRWPDLLRFHYGGVINVYDEVPNLQGKTVPLYFPIPQAQIDLNPNLKQTEGY
- a CDS encoding SusC/RagA family TonB-linked outer membrane protein, translating into MMKSKLLSILFTPSFLLCLFSAHAQQAQRTITGTVKERESSLPITGVNVSLKGSTLGTGTDESGNYKLTVGAVDSALLVFSLIGYKTIEQPLGTADRYDVLMEEEANTLDEVVVIGYGEQNRATITNSISKVGAEEFAKAPGQNPLLQLQGKVAGLSLQVPSGMPGQAPQVFLRGGTSTSPEGDAPLFVVDGIISQGMRNISDMNPDDIESVQVLKDAASTAIYGAQAANGIIIIQTKRGKQGKPTINLRYTHGIEEQGSKLSLLNARDYIGLTRRNTHEFNTDNPEFFLEGGRYGMSTGNPRNSRNTLEFLDVYLNDYGQDYVNHLLNNEGWETMTDPATGRELIFQDNNFQKATFQTGQRREVDLDISGGTDKATYYFGLGYLNQDGIVRGTDYKNYSMLFNGTFKLSDNWSLNSKFSLQVRNANAPNNYEWVLARSILMPPTYRQYYEDGLPAPGEGVSSFRNRLHEIHYKTNHNDVNVYRTTVQLGATWDIIPGLKFQPTLYYFGNQGIENYFEAYNETVTDRPASANHNFDRHLQLDALLSYTKSFADQHNLDVVVGTSINHDYAYRMNGSGREALTDYIPTLNATAQLTQRVGTTKTYDAMLSYFGRANYDYKGKYMAAVNLRVDGSSRFAESHRFGYFPGLSAGWNLHREDFFQPLTTTLSSLKLRASYGITGNNSLSIFDTRGRYTTGNIYQGEAGVLNTVLINSNLVWENTTAFDIGMDIGLAKDRISILLDYYNKLTDRRLFDKPLWASTGFGAIRSNFGSLRNRGFEVEISANAIRKTNFSWDISATFSYNRSTIVELPENEEDKNRVGGNWVYDPAAGTEIKVGGFAEGERFGQRWAYNYQGVYQTDEEAAGAPQDPNAAGRTKVAGDAIFEDVNGDGILDNRDMVFMGYIRPDKMGGLVNSFRYKNFSARLVVDWSMGHVIDNGFKGYIMGSSRNNNNAIEEALHDSWQYTGHDAAYPRYTVSSDYDYNWRNHNRWDNNVGNASGGTNNSLYYKKGDFLAFRELSFSYQLRTDFLRRISIQGLELFAGMYNIGYITAYDGFMPEIYEGHDWGTYPRPRQTTFGLKATF
- a CDS encoding exo-alpha-sialidase — translated: MNRYRMHQKKKHLPLLLLLVVTLLSCKSSGEVPQPSPGEPEEEDGLTYVYREGTNGYEVYRIPALLRTASNTLLAFAEARKKRSNGDTGDIDLVVRRSTDGGTTWSDMIMVWDDGMHTCGNPVPILDETSGRIHLLMNWNHGDDKWSDLTTGQSIDRRRTYYTFSDDDGLTWETPRELTDAVSKPYWGWYGAGPVHGIQLQNEHYKGRLVAPCYYTVMVEGSRRYHVQAVYSDDNGITWIPGDTTNFDGVGECTVAELSDGSLMMNMRTGGGARRYAISNDGGQSWGDVTVDNNLPDPECQGSLLSVAVGDERQLFFANAAHGSERIHMMVRRSADDGATWNFEKTIHEGPAAYSDMTVISDTEIGLLFEGGINRPYEGLAFEKLLLEDFQ